A genome region from Ignavibacteriota bacterium includes the following:
- a CDS encoding sugar kinase, which translates to MKNSTARTDVVLAGLALVDVIGRPVDIHHPPRRGGLQIMESMTLTTGGNVANCGIDLAKLGFRVGAISRIGDDPLGDFVLRHLAKYRVQTSGVTIDRKAQTSATFVAVEKGGERTFFHTRGCLRSFRVADIMKHLPLIARTKIFALGYLGLLPECEPHLPRLFAAVKLRTGAATLLDTGGNPRKNPGLLKRILPYVDYFIPSREEAAVLTGASSPTGMVQTFRAWGARGVVGIKLGSDGCYITDGDRAATLPAVKVRRVVDATGAGDAFVAGFLAATLRGFAPLDAARRANAIAASCVTAVGASTAIKPFDEYR; encoded by the coding sequence ATGAAGAATTCGACCGCACGCACCGATGTCGTTCTTGCCGGCCTTGCCCTCGTTGACGTGATCGGCAGGCCGGTGGATATCCATCACCCGCCCCGCCGCGGAGGGTTGCAGATCATGGAGTCCATGACGCTCACCACCGGCGGCAACGTCGCCAATTGCGGTATCGACCTCGCGAAGCTCGGCTTCCGTGTCGGTGCCATCTCCCGTATCGGAGACGATCCGCTCGGGGATTTCGTCCTCCGGCATCTGGCGAAGTACCGGGTCCAAACGTCGGGTGTGACCATCGACCGCAAGGCGCAGACCTCGGCGACATTCGTGGCAGTGGAGAAGGGGGGCGAGCGGACCTTCTTCCATACGCGTGGATGCCTGCGGAGTTTCCGGGTCGCCGATATCATGAAACACCTCCCCCTGATCGCCCGCACGAAGATCTTTGCTCTCGGCTATCTGGGCCTCCTGCCGGAATGCGAGCCGCATCTCCCGCGCCTGTTCGCCGCGGTGAAGCTGCGCACCGGAGCGGCGACGCTTCTGGATACGGGTGGCAATCCCAGGAAGAACCCCGGGCTCCTGAAGCGCATCCTGCCGTATGTGGACTACTTCATCCCAAGCCGGGAGGAGGCTGCCGTCCTCACGGGTGCGTCGTCCCCGACCGGCATGGTGCAGACATTCAGAGCCTGGGGTGCACGCGGGGTGGTGGGCATCAAACTCGGTTCCGACGGATGCTACATCACCGATGGAGACCGCGCAGCGACGTTGCCGGCGGTGAAGGTCCGCCGCGTCGTCGATGCGACGGGCGCGGGTGATGCCTTCGTGGCCGGATTCCTTGCAGCGACCCTGCGCGGGTTCGCGCCCCTCGACGCTGCGCGCAGAGCCAACGCGATCGCCGCATCCTGTGTGACGGCGGTCGGCGCTTCCACCGCGATCAAACCATTTGACGAGTACCGATGA
- a CDS encoding fumarylacetoacetate hydrolase family protein, whose amino-acid sequence MPPGEVVLKAPLMRPRKIVALGLNYGLHVKEGSLAKPSEPVLFMKAGSSVIDPGAPIRIPRGLGRMDHEVELAVVIGKKASGVKRTKAFEHVAGYTICNDVTARTLQTEDINRRYPWFRTKSFDTFTPLGPWIVTSDAIRQPVRLDIECRVNGKVRQRSNTRHMLFDIPAIVEYVSRYITLDPGDVISTGTPEGIGRIEHGDTVACRIEGIGELKNPVLHR is encoded by the coding sequence ATGCCGCCCGGAGAAGTGGTGCTGAAGGCACCGCTGATGCGGCCGCGGAAGATCGTAGCGCTCGGGCTGAATTACGGCCTCCATGTCAAGGAAGGTTCTCTCGCGAAGCCCTCGGAGCCGGTGCTGTTCATGAAAGCGGGATCGAGCGTCATCGACCCCGGCGCACCGATCCGGATACCCCGGGGCCTTGGCCGGATGGATCATGAGGTGGAGCTGGCGGTGGTGATCGGGAAGAAGGCGAGCGGTGTGAAGCGGACGAAGGCCTTCGAGCATGTGGCCGGCTATACGATCTGCAATGACGTCACGGCCCGTACCCTGCAAACCGAGGATATCAACCGCCGCTACCCGTGGTTCCGCACGAAAAGTTTTGATACCTTTACTCCGCTGGGGCCATGGATCGTCACATCCGACGCCATCCGCCAGCCGGTCAGGCTGGATATCGAATGCCGCGTCAACGGCAAGGTGCGCCAGCGGTCGAACACCAGGCACATGCTGTTCGACATCCCTGCGATCGTAGAGTACGTGAGCCGGTACATCACGCTGGATCCGGGCGATGTGATCTCTACGGGAACACCGGAGGGGATCGGGCGGATCGAGCATGGTGATACTGTGGCCTGCAGGATCGAAGGGATCGGAGAACTGAAGAACCCGGTCCTCCATCGCTGA
- a CDS encoding M20 family metallopeptidase produces MNSVAPTNDPACRLLAELVRIPSVNPMGRAMSGGAYGEAALAEHVAAFLHRHAIDVHVTEVAPGRPNVTGYVDAGAERTLLLQAHLDTVHVEGMSIAPFGAEIRDGSLYGRGACDTKGSLAAFLQAVVEAVQHPEKLRYNIVILATADEEYQFTGARHAVYSGLKADMGIAGEPTSLRIIRAHKGVVRWYLRTRGTAAHAAYPARGENAIYRMGHVLTRLESYARDLAAGTPHPLLGTPSLSVGVIEGGQAVNIVPDACRIEIDRRTLPHEDAAAVIEAAGSCLHGIDGWEMAPPHLVAGGMDIAEGATVVRELAQAIRGVTGGAAVEGAYYATDAGAFNAGGIPTVVFGPGDIALAHTAAEHIPLAELRQATDIIRSLLVGH; encoded by the coding sequence ATGAACAGCGTTGCACCTACGAACGACCCGGCATGCCGGTTGCTCGCCGAACTTGTACGGATCCCGAGCGTGAATCCGATGGGCCGCGCCATGAGCGGGGGCGCGTACGGCGAAGCGGCCCTGGCCGAGCACGTTGCCGCGTTCCTGCACCGGCATGCCATCGATGTCCACGTCACGGAGGTCGCACCCGGCAGGCCGAACGTCACCGGCTATGTGGACGCCGGAGCTGAACGGACGCTGTTGTTGCAGGCACATCTCGACACGGTGCATGTGGAAGGGATGAGCATCGCACCGTTCGGTGCAGAGATCAGGGATGGGAGCCTGTACGGCCGCGGGGCCTGCGATACCAAGGGTTCGCTCGCGGCATTTCTGCAGGCTGTTGTCGAAGCCGTGCAGCATCCGGAGAAATTGCGGTACAACATCGTGATCCTCGCGACGGCCGACGAGGAGTATCAATTCACCGGGGCGCGTCATGCAGTGTATTCGGGGTTGAAGGCGGACATGGGGATCGCCGGCGAGCCGACGTCGCTGCGCATCATCCGGGCGCACAAGGGTGTGGTGCGGTGGTACCTGCGCACCAGGGGAACCGCTGCACATGCGGCGTATCCGGCACGGGGTGAGAATGCGATCTACAGGATGGGGCATGTGCTCACGCGGCTTGAATCCTATGCCCGCGACCTGGCCGCCGGCACGCCCCACCCCTTGCTCGGCACGCCGAGTCTGAGCGTGGGCGTGATCGAGGGAGGGCAGGCGGTGAACATCGTCCCGGATGCATGCCGCATCGAGATCGACCGGCGGACGCTGCCCCATGAGGATGCGGCCGCAGTGATCGAGGCTGCCGGGTCATGCCTGCATGGGATCGACGGGTGGGAGATGGCACCCCCGCATCTCGTCGCGGGGGGCATGGATATCGCTGAAGGGGCAACGGTCGTCCGGGAACTTGCGCAGGCGATCAGGGGTGTGACCGGCGGGGCGGCCGTTGAGGGCGCGTACTATGCGACGGACGCCGGGGCCTTCAATGCCGGAGGGATACCGACCGTGGTGTTTGGTCCGGGCGACATCGCGCTGGCGCATACGGCCGCAGAACACATCCCGCTTGCCGAACTGCGTCAGGCAACAGATATCATCCGCTCACTCCTTGTCGGACACTGA
- a CDS encoding ROK family protein, translating into MILGFDIGGTKTAVVLGTREGKIIQRREMRTEPGRGFHAVFDEMCRLGEDLRITHGHGVDAVSVSVGGPLDVGRGIILSPPNLPGWDAIPLKELLATRFLLPVYIEHDGNAGALAEWKFGAAQGKRNVIFLTMGTGFGGGFILDGRLYRGTTDMAGEVGHLRIADDGPPCYGKSGSLEGYASGTGIALLAHRMFPGHWPQMLSVRELADEHRAGSAEAKAVFTMAAKRFGRGLALLIDTLNPECIVLGGLGMRLQDVFVEPALRTAKEESLPRAWEACQIVPAQLGESIGDLAALCAAIDQAPHQEQHT; encoded by the coding sequence ATGATCCTGGGATTCGATATCGGCGGAACGAAGACGGCGGTCGTGCTCGGGACGCGCGAAGGGAAGATCATCCAACGCCGGGAGATGCGTACCGAACCGGGGCGTGGATTCCATGCCGTGTTCGACGAGATGTGCCGTCTTGGAGAGGATCTGCGCATCACACACGGGCATGGTGTGGACGCGGTGAGTGTCTCTGTCGGCGGGCCGCTGGATGTGGGCCGCGGTATCATTCTGTCGCCACCGAACCTCCCCGGCTGGGATGCGATCCCGCTCAAAGAGCTCCTCGCGACACGCTTCCTTCTCCCGGTGTATATCGAACACGATGGCAACGCCGGCGCCCTTGCCGAATGGAAATTCGGGGCCGCGCAGGGAAAGCGGAATGTGATCTTCCTGACCATGGGAACGGGGTTTGGCGGCGGGTTCATCCTGGATGGACGGTTGTATCGAGGGACGACCGACATGGCTGGAGAGGTCGGACACCTGCGGATCGCAGATGATGGCCCACCGTGTTACGGGAAATCCGGATCGCTTGAAGGGTATGCCAGTGGCACGGGCATCGCGCTGCTTGCGCACAGGATGTTCCCCGGCCACTGGCCGCAGATGCTGAGTGTGCGTGAACTCGCCGATGAACACCGCGCCGGCTCGGCCGAGGCGAAGGCAGTGTTCACCATGGCAGCGAAGCGCTTTGGCCGCGGACTGGCATTGCTTATTGATACGCTCAATCCGGAGTGCATCGTTCTGGGGGGGCTCGGGATGCGGCTGCAGGATGTTTTCGTCGAGCCGGCCCTGCGGACTGCGAAAGAAGAGTCACTCCCACGGGCGTGGGAAGCCTGCCAGATCGTCCCCGCCCAACTCGGAGAATCCATCGGTGATCTCGCGGCCCTGTGTGCCGCCATCGACCAGGCACCACACCAGGAACAGCATACATGA
- a CDS encoding 1-phosphofructokinase family hexose kinase has product MITTVTLNPMLDKTVFVTGIRHGAIVRATGIDMVVGGKGVNVSRQLSRLGIPTVATGFLGGEIGDLLERLLDQEGLRHRFVRVAGMTREGVTYLDEAGVMTSIFEPPHAATAEDAVELETMCAELARDSTWVVCCGSSPSPAADLVYRNLIVNVRAAGKRTALDSYGAPLRAGIDAVPDLLKINRHEYEQTSGKNARTEPEVLAALDALRGAGIRCVVLTDGERAVYAADGASVWKVVPPSITSVNPTGSGDSMLAGMLFGMEQGWEMPAWLSFGVAAGAANAAVREVSASSRTAIDALLDRIRPQQLA; this is encoded by the coding sequence ATGATCACCACCGTCACCCTGAACCCGATGCTGGATAAGACGGTGTTCGTCACGGGCATCCGTCATGGCGCGATCGTTCGCGCAACAGGGATCGATATGGTCGTTGGCGGCAAAGGGGTGAATGTGTCCCGGCAGCTGTCCCGCCTCGGGATCCCGACGGTTGCAACGGGGTTCCTGGGCGGTGAGATCGGGGATCTGCTGGAACGCCTTCTGGATCAGGAGGGCCTCCGGCACAGGTTCGTGCGGGTGGCCGGGATGACCCGTGAGGGAGTGACCTACCTGGATGAAGCCGGAGTGATGACCAGTATCTTCGAACCTCCGCATGCAGCGACCGCGGAAGATGCCGTGGAATTGGAAACCATGTGTGCGGAGCTTGCCCGGGATAGTACATGGGTCGTCTGCTGCGGCAGTTCACCCTCCCCGGCGGCCGATCTGGTCTACCGGAACCTCATCGTGAACGTCCGCGCTGCGGGAAAACGGACGGCCCTGGACTCCTATGGAGCGCCGTTGCGCGCCGGGATCGATGCCGTCCCCGATCTCTTGAAGATCAACAGGCATGAGTATGAACAGACGTCCGGCAAGAACGCCCGAACGGAACCTGAGGTTCTTGCAGCACTTGATGCACTTCGCGGTGCGGGGATCCGCTGTGTGGTCCTGACGGACGGTGAGCGTGCGGTGTATGCCGCCGACGGAGCCTCCGTCTGGAAAGTGGTTCCCCCGTCGATCACAAGTGTCAATCCCACCGGCTCTGGCGACAGCATGCTCGCGGGGATGTTGTTCGGCATGGAGCAGGGGTGGGAGATGCCGGCGTGGCTCTCCTTCGGTGTCGCCGCCGGTGCGGCGAACGCTGCCGTGCGCGAGGTCTCCGCGTCCTCCCGCACGGCCATCGATGCATTGCTGGACAGGATCCGGCCCCAACAACTCGCATAA
- a CDS encoding glycerate kinase — MRIVVAPDSFKGSLEAGAVGDAMRAGILEVFPDADVAAVPVADGGEGLLDVLVPVLGGSLHSTRVAGPLPGQFVDAAWGYVDRERLAIIEMARAAGLLLVPSERRDPRITTSYGFGELIRSALDAGAHRILVGIGGTATNDGGAGMAQALGVGLLTEDGSPVGRGGVALGRLASIDLSRVDPRLEKVAVVVASDVTSPLTGPSGASCVYGPQKGASPAMVAELDHCLEIYRQIILQATGIDVQQVRGSGAAGGAGAALAVFCRAEMRLGIEVVLDAIGFDERLSHADLVITGEGRLDDQTSSGKAMAGVKARAHGRGVPVAAIVGSVQGEPDRFKGPDGFRDVRALVDGTMTVEAAIRDAARLVRMRTAQLMRDLYSAECRS, encoded by the coding sequence TTGCGCATTGTCGTTGCTCCGGATTCCTTCAAGGGGTCGCTCGAGGCCGGCGCGGTCGGGGATGCGATGCGCGCAGGTATTCTGGAGGTCTTCCCTGATGCCGATGTGGCCGCAGTACCTGTGGCCGACGGCGGGGAGGGACTCCTCGACGTCCTGGTCCCGGTCCTTGGAGGATCTCTGCATTCGACAAGGGTCGCGGGTCCGCTTCCCGGACAGTTCGTTGACGCGGCGTGGGGTTATGTTGACCGCGAGCGCCTGGCGATCATTGAAATGGCACGCGCTGCCGGACTCCTGCTTGTGCCCTCTGAACGGCGGGACCCCCGGATCACGACCAGCTACGGTTTCGGCGAACTCATCCGCTCTGCTCTGGATGCCGGCGCGCATCGCATTCTGGTCGGGATCGGCGGTACCGCGACCAATGACGGTGGTGCAGGGATGGCACAGGCGCTTGGCGTGGGGCTGCTTACGGAAGATGGTTCGCCTGTCGGACGGGGCGGCGTTGCGCTGGGCCGCCTCGCGTCCATCGATCTTTCCAGAGTGGATCCGCGTCTTGAAAAGGTGGCTGTTGTGGTGGCGTCGGATGTGACGAGTCCGCTGACGGGTCCTTCCGGTGCCTCATGCGTCTATGGCCCGCAGAAAGGAGCATCGCCGGCGATGGTGGCAGAACTTGACCACTGCCTGGAAATTTACCGGCAGATCATCCTCCAGGCGACCGGGATCGACGTCCAGCAGGTGCGTGGGAGTGGTGCAGCAGGGGGCGCCGGTGCGGCACTCGCTGTGTTCTGCAGGGCCGAAATGCGTCTCGGGATCGAGGTGGTGTTGGATGCGATCGGGTTCGACGAACGGCTGTCCCATGCGGATCTGGTGATCACCGGGGAAGGCCGGCTTGATGATCAGACCAGCTCCGGAAAAGCGATGGCAGGCGTGAAGGCCAGGGCACACGGACGCGGTGTCCCCGTTGCCGCCATCGTCGGGTCGGTGCAGGGTGAACCTGACCGGTTCAAAGGTCCCGATGGCTTTCGCGATGTCCGCGCACTTGTGGATGGCACGATGACCGTGGAGGCCGCGATCCGTGATGCGGCCCGGCTCGTGCGGATGCGTACGGCTCAGCTCATGCGCGACCTGTACTCCGCTGAGTGCCGATCGTGA
- a CDS encoding Gfo/Idh/MocA family oxidoreductase, with protein MIRIGLIGCGSIGEAHADILADREDVVLQAFCDTDPVRARSFAARYGSGYASADPHEVLRDRSVDAVYICTRTDAHASLGIAAAEAGKHIVMEKPLALTIEECEQVSVAVRRSGVVFLTGFKLRYEPLVQQARELIAAPLMSIGQLADARWPDGFWGNDPVRGGGNVLSQGCHIVDLLMYLQGSEPLQVSAMAGNLHHPGIPIVDALSVSISFVNGSLGTVVIADCGRNPVLSKFSLQLYDGTRSLHLTERMQQLTLDDGAETRITDGMKECGMEKETAEFLTCVRTGRQPRSGVHDGVRAMRVLLAAVRSASTGRTEQV; from the coding sequence GTGATACGCATCGGCCTCATAGGGTGCGGAAGCATTGGTGAGGCCCACGCGGACATCCTGGCCGACCGGGAGGATGTCGTACTCCAGGCATTCTGCGATACCGACCCCGTGCGTGCACGGAGCTTTGCCGCCCGCTATGGATCCGGCTATGCGAGCGCCGACCCGCATGAGGTGCTGCGCGACCGCTCCGTGGATGCGGTGTATATCTGCACGCGGACGGATGCGCATGCGTCCCTGGGGATCGCGGCTGCGGAAGCCGGCAAACACATCGTGATGGAGAAACCCCTCGCCCTGACCATCGAAGAATGTGAGCAGGTCAGCGTGGCCGTTCGGAGATCGGGCGTGGTGTTTCTGACCGGCTTCAAACTCCGGTACGAGCCGCTGGTCCAACAGGCACGTGAACTCATCGCGGCTCCGTTGATGAGCATCGGCCAGCTTGCGGATGCCCGCTGGCCCGACGGGTTCTGGGGGAACGATCCCGTCCGGGGTGGTGGCAATGTCCTGTCGCAGGGATGCCACATCGTGGATCTGCTGATGTACCTGCAAGGAAGTGAACCGTTGCAGGTCTCGGCCATGGCGGGCAACCTTCATCATCCCGGGATCCCGATCGTGGATGCACTCTCGGTGTCGATCTCGTTCGTGAATGGTTCCCTGGGCACGGTCGTGATCGCTGATTGCGGCCGGAATCCCGTCCTTTCAAAGTTCTCGCTGCAACTGTATGATGGAACACGCAGCCTCCACCTGACGGAGAGAATGCAGCAGTTGACGCTCGATGACGGCGCGGAGACCCGGATCACGGACGGGATGAAGGAGTGTGGTATGGAGAAAGAGACCGCCGAATTTCTGACCTGTGTACGTACCGGACGGCAGCCCCGTTCCGGCGTTCATGACGGCGTCCGTGCGATGCGGGTGCTTCTCGCTGCGGTACGCTCCGCCTCCACAGGCCGAACGGAACAGGTGTGA
- a CDS encoding sugar ABC transporter permease — protein sequence MTYGRERFMGYLYIGPWLIGFFLLTAGPMCVSLYLSTTSWTMLAPPVQVGFANYASILTDDPLFTVSLVNTLFYVVLSVPLGLGVALGLALLLDQKVKGVAFFRTAFFLPSITNMVAVAMLWLWVFNPEYGLLNSLLRQIGITGPLWLQSESWAKPSLVLMSLWGVGGTMMIFLAALQGIPGELYEAAELDGAGPLRKFLHITLPMISPAMLFNLVVGIIGTFQVFTQAFVMTGTAQPGTEGGPNNATLFVVLYLFKKAFQEFRMGYASALAWVLFFLILAATIVQMRMAKRWVHYEGGER from the coding sequence ATGACCTACGGCCGGGAGCGGTTCATGGGATATCTGTACATCGGCCCATGGCTGATCGGGTTCTTCCTGTTGACGGCGGGCCCGATGTGTGTCTCTTTGTACCTGAGCACGACCTCGTGGACCATGCTTGCGCCGCCCGTGCAGGTGGGGTTCGCGAACTATGCGTCCATTCTGACGGATGACCCGCTGTTCACGGTGAGCCTCGTGAACACCCTGTTCTATGTGGTCCTTTCGGTTCCGCTGGGCCTCGGGGTTGCGCTCGGCCTTGCACTCTTGCTCGATCAGAAGGTGAAGGGGGTGGCATTCTTTCGCACAGCGTTCTTCCTTCCTTCGATCACGAACATGGTCGCAGTGGCGATGCTCTGGCTCTGGGTCTTCAACCCCGAATATGGACTGCTGAACTCGCTCCTTCGTCAGATCGGTATCACGGGTCCGCTCTGGTTGCAGAGCGAATCGTGGGCAAAACCATCGCTGGTACTGATGTCGCTCTGGGGCGTGGGCGGCACGATGATGATCTTCCTCGCCGCCCTCCAGGGCATCCCCGGGGAGCTATATGAGGCCGCTGAACTTGACGGGGCAGGCCCGCTGCGGAAATTCCTCCACATCACCTTGCCCATGATCTCCCCGGCGATGCTGTTCAATCTTGTGGTCGGCATCATCGGCACCTTCCAGGTCTTCACGCAGGCGTTCGTGATGACCGGAACGGCCCAGCCCGGCACGGAAGGTGGCCCGAACAATGCGACGTTGTTCGTGGTGCTGTACCTCTTCAAGAAGGCATTCCAGGAGTTCCGTATGGGCTATGCGTCGGCACTCGCCTGGGTCCTGTTCTTCCTCATTCTTGCTGCCACGATCGTGCAAATGCGCATGGCGAAACGCTGGGTCCACTACGAAGGAGGCGAACGGTGA
- a CDS encoding carbohydrate ABC transporter permease, translated as MLPLLWMLSVSLQDAAGVFAQPFQWIPPAPRWENYADAVTLFPFGRYLFNTSVITVSVVVLTVLSSSLVAYGFSRLRFRGRDALFAVCLSTMMLPGQVTMIPLYAAYAWLGWIDTWYPLIVPAVFGSPFYIFLFRQFFMTIPREYDEAALLDGAGRFRIYWSILLPLARPAVATVALFCFIGAWNDFFNPLIYINSPDNATLTLGLHMLKNQIVGSGSVQWHILMAAALVVMIPNVIVFALAQKHFVKGLQMGGLRG; from the coding sequence ATGCTGCCCCTGCTCTGGATGCTCTCGGTCTCGCTGCAGGATGCCGCCGGCGTGTTCGCCCAGCCATTTCAATGGATCCCGCCGGCGCCGCGCTGGGAGAATTACGCCGACGCGGTGACCCTCTTTCCCTTCGGCAGGTATCTGTTCAATACGTCGGTGATCACGGTGAGCGTCGTCGTCCTCACCGTCCTGTCCTCTTCCCTGGTGGCATACGGCTTTTCCCGGCTTCGCTTCCGCGGGCGCGATGCGCTCTTCGCAGTATGCCTCTCCACGATGATGCTGCCCGGACAGGTGACGATGATCCCGCTCTATGCAGCGTACGCCTGGCTCGGGTGGATCGATACGTGGTACCCGTTGATCGTCCCGGCTGTGTTCGGGTCGCCGTTCTACATCTTCCTGTTCCGGCAGTTCTTCATGACCATCCCCCGGGAATATGATGAAGCGGCATTGCTCGACGGTGCCGGGCGTTTCAGGATCTACTGGAGCATCCTGCTCCCGCTGGCCCGGCCCGCGGTGGCGACGGTCGCCCTGTTCTGCTTCATCGGTGCGTGGAATGATTTCTTCAATCCGCTGATCTACATCAACAGTCCGGACAACGCTACGCTTACCCTCGGACTCCATATGTTGAAGAACCAGATCGTGGGATCCGGTTCCGTGCAATGGCATATCCTTATGGCCGCGGCATTGGTGGTGATGATCCCGAACGTCATCGTCTTTGCTCTGGCGCAGAAACATTTCGTGAAGGGGTTGCAGATGGGAGGGCTCCGGGGATGA
- a CDS encoding extracellular solute-binding protein has protein sequence MRPVIVIVLALAVWAGCGRNQPPGAGVVTYNCPANAVEIAVLQHELPAFAESSGVRIVLHPFSGQEKLYAMMAADKAPDIFYTNNIMRDELAASGRLLDLRSVAAGDPFVERLWPHVVEGGIAADSGWYSVGNWEFTCGVYFRKDLFDAARIPYPDTAWTWDDMVAAARALTVRTAPGAPPTRYGIYCGSHFVEALEIMNGSRFPRGGTTLDLPVTSLDVYRRYIGLVNEGVMPDLRMIQALGMQAPQLLQTGRVAMLVEAVPHQSLIEALTVPWGVAPLPRFPGKPPAYFRSASGGLSVSSRTSDPRATWKALKWIIGGASTYQPNPVLRDVDFAGGWEYRYPALKGSGFRDVWAMSLQYNGGDPRFFVRFSSWASAPIMERLQPLLDRVWARDMAVEELAEHVDGINRDARKQIAATLRSSTYGPLFRKHIEDDLHRMEAAPAR, from the coding sequence ATGAGGCCGGTGATCGTGATCGTCCTTGCGCTTGCCGTGTGGGCGGGATGTGGCAGGAACCAACCCCCGGGGGCGGGAGTGGTGACGTATAACTGTCCGGCAAATGCGGTGGAGATCGCTGTGCTCCAGCATGAGCTCCCCGCGTTCGCGGAAAGCTCAGGCGTGCGGATCGTCCTGCATCCATTCTCGGGGCAGGAGAAGCTGTATGCAATGATGGCCGCGGACAAGGCCCCGGATATCTTCTATACGAACAACATCATGCGCGACGAACTTGCGGCGAGCGGACGGCTGCTCGACCTCCGTTCCGTTGCGGCCGGCGATCCGTTCGTGGAGCGGCTCTGGCCCCATGTCGTGGAAGGCGGGATCGCAGCAGACAGCGGGTGGTACAGCGTTGGCAACTGGGAGTTCACGTGTGGCGTGTACTTCCGGAAGGATCTGTTCGATGCCGCACGGATCCCCTATCCGGATACGGCCTGGACCTGGGATGATATGGTCGCCGCTGCGCGTGCGTTGACTGTGCGGACTGCCCCGGGAGCACCACCCACACGATATGGCATCTATTGCGGAAGCCACTTTGTGGAAGCACTGGAGATCATGAATGGTAGCCGCTTCCCCCGAGGCGGAACCACCCTGGACCTGCCGGTGACCTCACTCGACGTGTACCGGCGGTATATCGGCCTGGTGAACGAAGGCGTGATGCCCGATCTGCGCATGATCCAGGCGCTCGGCATGCAGGCACCCCAACTCCTCCAGACCGGGCGTGTTGCAATGCTCGTGGAAGCCGTCCCACATCAGTCGCTCATCGAAGCCCTGACCGTCCCCTGGGGTGTTGCTCCACTGCCACGGTTCCCCGGCAAGCCTCCGGCGTACTTCAGGTCGGCAAGCGGCGGACTCTCCGTTTCATCACGTACGTCCGATCCACGTGCCACCTGGAAGGCACTGAAATGGATCATCGGCGGTGCGTCGACGTATCAACCCAACCCCGTTCTGCGCGATGTGGACTTCGCAGGCGGGTGGGAATACAGGTATCCCGCCCTGAAGGGAAGTGGCTTCCGGGATGTGTGGGCGATGAGCCTCCAGTACAATGGTGGCGACCCACGGTTCTTCGTCCGGTTCTCAAGCTGGGCGTCGGCCCCGATCATGGAGCGCCTTCAGCCATTGCTCGACCGCGTCTGGGCACGGGACATGGCGGTGGAAGAACTTGCGGAGCACGTGGACGGGATCAATCGGGATGCGCGGAAACAGATCGCGGCAACGCTCCGTTCGTCAACGTATGGGCCGTTGTTCCGCAAACACATCGAAGATGACCTGCATCGGATGGAGGCCGCCCCTGCGCGTTGA